In Lycium ferocissimum isolate CSIRO_LF1 unplaced genomic scaffold, AGI_CSIRO_Lferr_CH_V1 ctg16402, whole genome shotgun sequence, one DNA window encodes the following:
- the LOC132042591 gene encoding uncharacterized protein LOC132042591: MLRTLRIIYASDTESVKLDSYRLRDVAVHWYNTWMSSKGANSPPPEWQEFLDAFLRHYFPPEALRARADKFLNLRQRNMSAQEYSLRFNSLARYAPAMVPDMGDRVHRFVSGLGPHLIKECLTTSLQDGMYIARIQAHAQNLEEQQQPQRGERDSDKGHSKRARSSRAVGILSVSSHDVYVLIDSSSTLSYITPYIANRIRVKPEPIKPFEVSTPVGEPVVDRPVYRNCVVVICNHHTMADLHELKMLDFDFIMGIDWLACYTNVDCRTKMVRFQFLGEPLLEWKDVFLDELPNLPLEREIEFTIDVLLDTKAISIPPYRMAHAELKELKAQLKDLLEKGFIRPSPSP; this comes from the exons ATGCTGAGGACGCTACGGATAATATAcgcttctgatactgagtcagttAAATTGGATtcttatagattacgggatgtggCCGTCCATTGGTACAATACTTGGATGTCTTCGAAAGGAGCAAATTCACCTCCCCCGGAATGGCAAGAGTTCctggatgccttcctccgacattattttcCACCGGAGGCTCTGCGAGCCCGAGCCGACAAGTTTTTGAATCTCCGACAGAGGAATATGAGTGCTCAAGAGTACAGTCTTcgctttaattccttggctaggtatgctccagccatggtacCCGATATGGGGGATCGTGTACACAGGTTCGTGAGtggtttggggccacatttgattaaggaatGCTTGACGACCTCACTTCAGGATGGGATGTATAttgctcgtattcaggcccatgctcagaaCTTGGAAGAACAGCAGCaaccgcaaaggggtgagcgtgattcTGATAAAGGGCATAGTAAGAGAGCCAGATCTTCCCGCGCTGTTG gtatattgtcagtatCCTCTCACGATGTATATGTATTGATTGATTCGAGTtctactttgtcatatattactccttatattgccaaTCGTATcagggtgaaacctgagccaatcaaaccttttgaggtgtccacacctgTAGGGGAGCCAGTGGTAGATAGACCGGTATATAggaattgtgtggttgtaattTGCAACCACcatactatggctgatttacatgagttgaaaatgttagattttgacttTATTATGGGTATAGATTGGCTGGCCTGTTACaccaatgttgattgcagaacaaagatggttcgatttcagtttttGGGAGAACCacttttagaatggaaag atgtgtttTTGGATGAGCTTCCCAATCTTCCACTagaacgggagattgagttTACCATTGACGTGTTGCTAGATACTAAggccatatctattcctccttatcgaatggcccATGCGgaattaaaggagttaaaggCGCAACTGAAAGATctgcttgaaaaaggctttattaggcctagtccATCGCCATAG